One Halobaculum sp. CBA1158 DNA segment encodes these proteins:
- a CDS encoding HemK2/MTQ2 family protein methyltransferase, translating to MPDGDRRGDGDGSGDGVGDDVDGDDTRDALAERRGLDAPVYEPAEDSGLLAEAAVEHARGVTLEVGTGSGWVAERVAADGDADRVIGSDVNPHATERARGRGVEAVRGDLLAPFGDGALDAVLFNPPYLPTDPDNEWDDWQEVALSGGETGRALIEPFLDDLPRALAPGGVALLLVSSLTGFPEVVEYAVDRGLNAETVAEESYPFETLSILALRHRE from the coding sequence ATGCCTGACGGGGACCGCCGTGGAGACGGCGACGGGAGCGGTGACGGGGTCGGCGACGACGTCGACGGCGACGACACCCGCGACGCGCTCGCCGAGCGCCGCGGACTGGACGCACCGGTGTACGAACCGGCCGAGGACTCGGGCCTGCTCGCCGAGGCCGCCGTCGAGCACGCCCGCGGCGTGACCCTGGAGGTCGGAACCGGATCCGGGTGGGTCGCAGAGCGGGTCGCCGCCGACGGCGACGCCGACCGCGTGATCGGCAGCGACGTGAACCCCCACGCCACGGAGCGGGCTCGCGGCCGGGGCGTCGAGGCCGTTCGCGGGGACCTCCTCGCACCGTTCGGCGACGGCGCGCTCGACGCGGTGCTGTTCAATCCGCCGTACCTCCCGACGGACCCGGACAACGAGTGGGACGACTGGCAGGAGGTCGCGCTGTCGGGCGGCGAGACCGGTCGAGCGCTGATCGAACCGTTCCTCGACGACCTCCCGCGCGCGCTCGCGCCCGGCGGCGTCGCCCTGCTGCTCGTCTCTTCGCTGACGGGGTTCCCCGAGGTGGTCGAGTACGCCGTCGACCGCGGTCTCAACGCGGAAACCGTAGCCGAGGAGTCGTATCCGTTCGAGACGCTGTCGATCCTCGCGCTTCGCCACCGGGAGTGA
- a CDS encoding 50S ribosomal protein L21e, whose protein sequence is MPSSNGPLHSTRGKLSNDPRDRGTSPPQRAIAEFDEGQKVHLSLDPSIPDGRFHPRFNGHTGTVIGKQGTAFKVEIVDGDTAKTIIAKPAHLNAQTE, encoded by the coding sequence ATGCCGAGCTCGAACGGCCCCCTTCACAGCACGCGAGGAAAGCTCTCGAACGACCCCCGCGACCGCGGCACATCGCCGCCCCAGCGGGCGATCGCGGAGTTCGACGAGGGACAGAAGGTCCACCTCTCGCTGGACCCGTCGATCCCCGACGGCCGCTTCCACCCGCGGTTCAACGGCCACACCGGTACCGTCATCGGCAAGCAGGGAACGGCGTTCAAGGTCGAGATCGTCGACGGCGACACCGCCAAGACGATCATCGCCAAGCCCGCTCACCTGAACGCGCAAACCGAGTGA
- a CDS encoding methionine synthase: MSRNPENREQFRPDDHESDHFLLTTVVGSYPKPKWLNRARDHFEDDDHSFGDSEWEEATDDASRVITHEHERAGLDTVVDGEMRREEMVEFFAERIDGYEFNGPVKVWGHNYFDKPSVVEDVEYDEPWLVDEFEFVDDVASRPVKVPITGPYTLANWAFNEAYDDDEELAYALADLVNEEVEKLVEAGARYVQIDEPALATTPDDHAIVGECLERIVSDIDDEVRIGLHVCYGDYSRVYPEVNEFPIDEIDVELANDDYKQIGVFADGNFQPDLALGVVDAHVAEVESVEEIKANIEQGLKVVPPEKLTVSPDCGLKLLPREAAYGKMENMVQAAREVEAELDAGEIDVPAVEDAAPADD, encoded by the coding sequence GTGAGTCGCAACCCGGAGAACCGCGAGCAGTTCCGCCCCGACGACCACGAGTCGGACCACTTCCTGCTCACGACGGTCGTCGGCTCGTACCCGAAGCCAAAGTGGCTGAATCGCGCCCGCGACCACTTCGAGGACGACGACCACTCCTTCGGCGACTCCGAGTGGGAGGAGGCCACCGACGACGCCTCTCGGGTCATCACACACGAGCACGAGCGCGCCGGCCTCGACACGGTCGTCGACGGCGAGATGCGCCGCGAGGAGATGGTCGAGTTCTTCGCCGAGCGCATCGACGGCTACGAGTTCAACGGCCCGGTGAAGGTGTGGGGCCACAACTACTTCGACAAGCCGTCGGTCGTCGAGGACGTCGAGTACGACGAGCCGTGGCTGGTCGACGAGTTCGAGTTCGTCGACGACGTTGCCAGCCGCCCGGTGAAGGTGCCGATCACCGGCCCGTACACGCTCGCGAACTGGGCGTTCAACGAGGCGTACGACGACGACGAGGAGTTGGCGTACGCCCTGGCCGATCTCGTGAACGAGGAGGTCGAGAAGCTCGTCGAGGCGGGCGCGCGCTACGTCCAGATCGACGAGCCCGCGCTGGCGACGACGCCCGACGATCACGCCATCGTCGGCGAGTGCCTGGAGCGCATCGTCAGCGACATCGACGACGAGGTCCGCATCGGCCTCCACGTCTGCTACGGCGACTACTCGCGCGTCTACCCCGAGGTCAACGAGTTCCCGATCGACGAGATCGACGTGGAGCTCGCGAACGACGACTACAAGCAGATCGGCGTGTTCGCCGACGGAAACTTCCAGCCGGACCTCGCGCTCGGCGTCGTCGACGCCCACGTCGCCGAGGTCGAGTCGGTCGAGGAGATCAAAGCGAACATCGAGCAGGGGCTGAAGGTGGTCCCGCCGGAGAAGCTCACCGTCAGCCCCGACTGCGGACTGAAGCTCCTGCCCCGCGAGGCCGCCTACGGCAAGATGGAGAACATGGTGCAGGCGGCCCGCGAGGTCGAGGCCGAACTCGACGCCGGCGAAATCGACGTGCCCGCGGTGGAAGACGCCGCGCCCGCCGACGACTGA
- a CDS encoding enoyl-CoA hydratase/isomerase family protein → MIRYDLDGEVATLTFDRPEKRNALTLDGLREFREALDRGAEEARAVVLRGAGEAFCAGDDIASVAGLGEEVAPATLATRLYDALFGPEQVEVPVIAAVDGPAYGGGFEVVAAADLAVATADATFALPEATIGAYPPYAVARVGEACGRKRLLELALTGDPIDAETARSWGLCNRVVDADDPDALNDAVAGLTESVCSVPAPSVALVKRYVRAATADADERARLVEGFSTVADEPECRAAAERFLSE, encoded by the coding sequence GTGATCCGTTACGACCTGGACGGCGAGGTGGCGACGCTGACGTTCGACCGTCCCGAGAAGCGCAACGCCCTGACGCTCGACGGCCTCCGGGAGTTCCGCGAGGCGCTCGACCGCGGTGCCGAGGAGGCGCGCGCGGTCGTGCTCCGTGGAGCCGGCGAGGCGTTCTGCGCCGGCGACGACATCGCCTCCGTGGCGGGACTGGGCGAGGAGGTCGCGCCGGCGACGCTCGCCACCCGGCTGTACGACGCCCTGTTCGGTCCCGAGCAGGTCGAGGTGCCGGTGATCGCCGCCGTCGACGGCCCGGCCTACGGCGGCGGCTTCGAGGTCGTCGCCGCCGCGGATCTCGCGGTCGCGACCGCGGACGCGACGTTCGCGCTCCCGGAGGCGACGATCGGCGCGTATCCGCCGTACGCCGTCGCGCGCGTCGGCGAGGCGTGCGGCCGCAAGCGACTGCTCGAACTCGCGCTCACCGGCGACCCCATCGACGCCGAGACGGCCCGCAGTTGGGGGCTGTGCAACCGCGTCGTCGACGCGGACGACCCCGACGCCCTGAACGACGCCGTCGCGGGGCTGACCGAGTCTGTGTGTTCGGTCCCCGCTCCGTCGGTGGCGCTGGTGAAGCGGTACGTCCGGGCGGCGACCGCCGACGCCGACGAGCGCGCGCGGCTGGTCGAGGGGTTCTCGACGGTCGCCGACGAGCCCGAATGCCGCGCCGCGGCCGAGCGATTCCTCTCGGAGTGA
- a CDS encoding 5-methyltetrahydropteroyltriglutamate--homocysteine methyltransferase → MTDVVATTPGLYPLPDWAKGELSDLKGHQKHDLIDGDEGAAIAEAYDDVRAEFVADQREAGVDRIVEGQGRWDDMLAHPLTVHDNVETGGIVRYYDNNNFYRDPRVVGELTASGDVAEELTAAADLAGDDDALQAVLPGPYTLADLASDEHYGDAAEFLDAVGDFLADEVEAFPAHETLFLLEPSYVTNAPDDDLNELASETIDRVAGATDADVVVHTYWEAFEETAYAHLMDAGVDAVGFDFVAADREANLECINELGTADDIALGLVDGQNTLVEDPETVAERVDWVRDQIPAQEFETTYVTTNTEPFYLPVNKHQAKLSVLAEAAEIAAGDADAAETEVEA, encoded by the coding sequence ATGACTGACGTAGTCGCCACCACGCCGGGGCTGTATCCGCTCCCGGACTGGGCGAAGGGCGAACTCTCCGACCTGAAGGGGCACCAGAAACACGACCTCATCGACGGCGACGAGGGCGCGGCGATCGCCGAGGCGTACGACGACGTGCGCGCCGAGTTCGTCGCCGACCAGCGCGAGGCCGGAGTCGACCGGATCGTCGAAGGTCAGGGCCGGTGGGACGACATGCTCGCGCACCCGCTGACCGTCCACGACAACGTGGAGACCGGCGGGATCGTCCGCTACTACGACAACAACAACTTCTATCGCGACCCGCGAGTCGTCGGCGAGCTGACCGCCTCCGGCGACGTGGCCGAGGAACTGACCGCGGCGGCGGACCTCGCGGGCGACGACGACGCGCTCCAGGCCGTTCTCCCGGGTCCGTACACCCTCGCCGACCTGGCGAGCGACGAGCACTACGGCGACGCGGCGGAGTTCCTCGACGCGGTCGGCGACTTCCTCGCCGACGAGGTCGAGGCGTTCCCCGCCCACGAGACGCTGTTCCTGCTCGAGCCCTCCTACGTGACGAACGCCCCGGACGACGACCTGAACGAACTGGCGAGCGAGACGATCGACCGCGTCGCGGGCGCGACCGACGCCGACGTGGTCGTCCACACGTACTGGGAGGCGTTCGAGGAGACGGCGTACGCCCACCTCATGGACGCCGGCGTCGACGCCGTCGGCTTCGACTTCGTCGCCGCCGACCGGGAGGCGAACCTGGAGTGCATCAACGAACTGGGCACGGCCGACGACATCGCGCTCGGCCTCGTCGACGGGCAGAACACGCTCGTCGAGGATCCGGAAACGGTCGCCGAGCGCGTCGACTGGGTCCGCGACCAGATCCCGGCCCAGGAGTTCGAGACGACGTACGTGACCACCAACACGGAGCCGTTCTACCTCCCGGTGAACAAGCATCAGGCGAAGCTGTCGGTGCTGGCGGAAGCGGCCGAGATCGCCGCCGGCGACGCCGACGCCGCGGAGACGGAGGTGGAGGCGTGA
- a CDS encoding DUF655 domain-containing protein produces MTHAHDGGPDGEPPDGDAVTDGGEVDDDPAAADADAGGDAADAGEDEDAVHAIVLEFLPHGRADDDRPQHRRTPVAYALGDRDFRLFEFQLSEDAEFGIGDRVRVDPDTASGIERVRDVGYDDLNRGARQELEYVVSEVIAADERRFVDFFNDAEPISLRLHQLNLLPGIGKKLRNNVLDARKRGPFESFEDLSERVSGLHDPQETLAERVLEELRDDDLKYRIFVGVDAPTANKG; encoded by the coding sequence ATGACTCACGCACACGACGGCGGACCCGACGGCGAGCCCCCCGATGGCGACGCGGTCACCGACGGCGGCGAGGTCGACGACGACCCCGCTGCGGCCGACGCGGACGCGGGAGGCGACGCGGCTGACGCGGGCGAGGACGAAGACGCTGTGCACGCGATCGTCCTCGAGTTCCTTCCGCACGGCCGCGCCGACGACGACCGCCCCCAACACCGACGCACGCCGGTCGCGTACGCGCTCGGCGACCGCGACTTCCGGCTGTTCGAGTTCCAACTGAGCGAGGACGCCGAGTTCGGCATCGGCGACCGCGTCCGCGTCGATCCCGACACGGCCTCCGGGATCGAGCGCGTCCGCGACGTGGGCTACGACGACCTGAATCGGGGCGCGCGCCAGGAGTTGGAGTACGTCGTCTCCGAGGTCATCGCGGCCGACGAGCGACGCTTCGTCGACTTCTTCAACGACGCCGAACCGATCTCGTTGCGCCTCCACCAGCTGAATCTCCTCCCCGGGATCGGCAAGAAGCTCCGAAACAACGTCCTCGACGCGCGAAAGCGCGGCCCGTTCGAGTCGTTCGAGGACCTGAGCGAGCGCGTCTCGGGGCTCCACGACCCACAGGAGACGCTCGCCGAGCGCGTGCTCGAGGAGTTACGCGACGACGACCTGAAGTACCGGATCTTCGTCGGCGTGGACGCGCCGACCGCGAACAAGGGCTGA
- a CDS encoding Mrp/NBP35 family ATP-binding protein encodes MDEAAVRERLAGVEDPDLGDDIVSLGLVNAVQVDDEEGVIRVSLALGAPYAPNETAIAEEVRDALADSDYALDISANVESDLDSGEEVLPNVKNVIAVASGKGGVGKSTVAVNLAAGLSQLGARVGLFDADIYGPNVPRMVDADEAPHATDQETIIPPQKFGMKLMSMAFLVGEDDPVIWRGPMVHKLLTQLVEDVEWGALDYLVLDLPPGTGDTQLTILQTLPLTGAVIVTTPEEVALDDANKGLRMFGKHDTNVLGIVENMSGFVCPDCGNEHDIFGKGGGKQFAADNDLPFLGGIPLDPSVRQGGDGGAPVVREDDAGEVADAFRLVTENVANNVGVVQRRKASRRAERESPTQ; translated from the coding sequence ATGGATGAAGCCGCCGTACGCGAGCGACTCGCGGGCGTCGAGGACCCGGACCTCGGCGACGACATCGTCTCGCTCGGCCTCGTGAACGCGGTACAGGTGGACGACGAGGAGGGCGTGATCAGGGTGTCGCTCGCGCTCGGTGCGCCGTACGCCCCGAACGAGACGGCCATCGCCGAGGAAGTTCGAGACGCGCTGGCGGACAGCGACTACGCGCTGGACATCTCCGCGAACGTGGAGTCGGATCTCGACTCCGGGGAGGAGGTGCTCCCGAACGTCAAGAACGTCATCGCGGTCGCCTCCGGCAAGGGCGGCGTCGGGAAGTCGACGGTCGCTGTGAACCTCGCGGCCGGACTCTCCCAACTGGGCGCACGCGTCGGGCTGTTCGACGCCGACATCTACGGGCCGAACGTCCCGCGGATGGTCGACGCCGACGAGGCCCCGCACGCGACCGACCAGGAGACGATCATCCCGCCGCAGAAGTTCGGGATGAAGCTGATGAGCATGGCGTTCCTCGTCGGCGAGGACGACCCCGTCATCTGGCGGGGGCCGATGGTCCACAAGCTGCTCACGCAGCTCGTTGAGGACGTGGAGTGGGGCGCGCTCGACTATCTCGTGCTCGACCTGCCGCCGGGCACCGGCGACACTCAGCTCACTATCCTCCAGACGCTTCCGCTCACGGGGGCTGTGATCGTCACGACCCCCGAGGAGGTCGCCCTCGACGACGCGAACAAGGGCCTGCGGATGTTCGGCAAGCACGACACGAACGTGCTCGGGATCGTCGAGAACATGTCCGGGTTCGTCTGTCCCGACTGCGGCAACGAACACGACATCTTCGGCAAGGGCGGCGGCAAGCAGTTCGCCGCCGACAACGACCTCCCGTTCCTGGGCGGGATCCCCCTGGACCCGTCAGTCAGGCAGGGGGGCGACGGCGGCGCGCCGGTCGTCCGCGAGGACGACGCCGGCGAGGTCGCCGACGCGTTCAGGCTCGTCACCGAGAACGTCGCGAACAACGTCGGCGTCGTCCAGCGCCGGAAGGCGAGCCGGCGCGCAGAGCGCGAGTCGCCGACGCAGTAA
- a CDS encoding 16S ribosomal RNA methyltransferase A produces MTDADSRSRDPDDLRRRAGVRGDPDRDQHFLVDDRVLDRLPGYLPDDADRSHLLEIGGGTGALTDRLLAAGERVTVVERDRDLAAFLREEFADAVADDRLEVVSGDALGVALPEFTASVSNLPYGVSSEIAFRLLPLGRPLVLMFQAEFADRMVAEPGTPEYGRLSVSTQHYADAEIVECIPPEAFDPQPRVDSAVVRCLPRDPDYTIGDEAFFLRFVKALFTQRRKTVRNAIRNTAHISGLADADAVVAAADEDLLARRPGDLPPASFAALAELARETTEIGPGQ; encoded by the coding sequence ATGACTGACGCCGACTCCCGGTCTCGCGACCCGGACGACCTCCGTCGGCGCGCGGGCGTCCGGGGGGACCCCGACCGCGACCAGCACTTCCTCGTGGACGACCGCGTCCTCGACCGGCTGCCGGGCTACCTCCCCGACGACGCCGACCGCTCGCACCTGCTTGAGATCGGCGGCGGCACCGGCGCGCTCACCGACCGACTGCTCGCCGCGGGCGAGCGCGTGACCGTCGTCGAGCGCGACCGCGACCTGGCGGCGTTCCTGCGCGAGGAGTTCGCCGACGCCGTCGCGGACGACCGACTCGAGGTCGTCTCGGGCGACGCCCTCGGTGTGGCGCTTCCGGAGTTCACCGCCTCCGTGTCGAACCTCCCGTACGGCGTCTCCTCGGAGATCGCGTTTCGACTCCTCCCGCTCGGGCGGCCGCTGGTGTTGATGTTCCAGGCGGAGTTCGCCGACCGGATGGTCGCCGAGCCGGGGACCCCCGAGTACGGCCGGCTGTCGGTGTCGACTCAGCACTACGCCGACGCCGAGATCGTCGAGTGTATCCCGCCGGAAGCGTTCGACCCGCAACCCCGCGTCGACAGCGCGGTCGTCCGCTGTCTCCCGCGGGACCCCGACTACACCATCGGCGACGAGGCGTTCTTCCTCCGGTTCGTGAAGGCGCTGTTCACCCAGCGACGCAAGACGGTCCGCAACGCGATCAGGAACACGGCGCACATCTCGGGGCTGGCCGACGCCGACGCCGTCGTCGCGGCCGCCGACGAGGACCTCCTCGCGCGCCGACCGGGCGACCTCCCGCCGGCGTCGTTCGCGGCGCTGGCGGAGTTGGCTCGCGAGACGACCGAGATCGGCCCGGGACAGTGA
- the moaA gene encoding GTP 3',8-cyclase MoaA, whose protein sequence is MPTPLVDDFGREVTGVRVSLTDRCNFDCVYCHNEGLGDTRGPMDAQDDEMSTDDVVRFLEVAAEFGVDAVKFTGGEPMLRDDLEEIIRRTPESMETSMTTNGTFLPGRAEDLVDAGLDRVNVSQDALDPDAFAEITKSGAYEQVLEGVRCAVDAGLDPVKLNMVVFEHTAGYVEGMVDHVAENDGLQLQLIEYMPELTGRPEWNIDIGRVHDWLSDIAVRVEHREMHDRKRYYVGDADAASADSPDAAGLGMVEIVDPVENADFCANCGRVRVTHEGYLKGCLNRNDDLKSMGEMTKPEIREAFREVVADRVPYYGEYLVENDRGEYEINEEYIGA, encoded by the coding sequence ATGCCGACACCGCTGGTCGACGACTTCGGGCGGGAGGTGACGGGGGTACGCGTCTCGCTCACCGACCGGTGCAACTTCGACTGCGTCTACTGCCACAACGAGGGACTGGGGGACACGCGCGGGCCGATGGACGCTCAAGACGACGAGATGTCCACCGACGACGTGGTCCGCTTCCTGGAGGTCGCCGCCGAGTTCGGCGTCGACGCGGTGAAGTTCACCGGCGGCGAGCCGATGCTTCGGGACGACCTGGAGGAGATCATCCGACGGACGCCGGAGTCGATGGAGACCTCGATGACGACCAACGGTACCTTCCTTCCGGGTCGTGCCGAGGACCTCGTCGACGCCGGGCTCGACCGCGTCAACGTCTCGCAGGACGCCCTCGACCCCGACGCGTTCGCGGAGATAACCAAGTCGGGAGCCTACGAGCAGGTGCTCGAGGGCGTGCGCTGTGCCGTCGACGCCGGCCTCGACCCGGTGAAGCTCAACATGGTCGTGTTCGAGCACACCGCCGGCTACGTCGAGGGAATGGTCGACCACGTCGCCGAGAACGACGGGCTCCAGCTCCAGCTCATCGAGTACATGCCGGAGCTGACCGGGAGGCCCGAGTGGAACATCGACATCGGGCGCGTCCACGACTGGCTCTCGGACATCGCGGTGCGCGTCGAGCACCGGGAGATGCACGACCGCAAGCGCTACTACGTCGGCGACGCCGACGCGGCCAGCGCCGACTCCCCCGACGCCGCCGGGCTCGGGATGGTCGAGATCGTCGACCCCGTCGAAAACGCCGACTTCTGCGCGAACTGCGGCCGCGTCCGAGTCACCCACGAGGGATACCTCAAGGGCTGTCTCAACCGCAACGACGACCTGAAGTCGATGGGCGAGATGACGAAGCCCGAGATCCGGGAGGCGTTCCGAGAGGTCGTCGCCGACCGCGTCCCCTACTACGGGGAGTACCTCGTCGAGAACGACCGCGGCGAGTACGAGATCAACGAGGAGTACATCGGCGCGTGA
- a CDS encoding RNA polymerase Rpb4 family protein: protein MTIFKEKLDEEYLTVSQTKRLLLEVEDDRATDEDREMRYELARAVEHVNRFAFLDADESLELVEELLELEKVDEPQAYKIADLLPRDRAELRSVYAQERYALDGDELDEILNVVAKYA, encoded by the coding sequence ATGACGATCTTCAAGGAGAAACTCGACGAGGAGTACCTCACCGTCTCGCAGACGAAGCGGCTCCTGCTCGAAGTCGAGGACGACCGCGCGACCGACGAGGACCGCGAGATGCGCTACGAGCTTGCGCGCGCGGTCGAGCACGTCAACCGCTTCGCGTTCCTCGACGCCGACGAGTCGCTGGAGCTGGTCGAGGAGCTGCTCGAGCTGGAGAAGGTGGACGAGCCGCAGGCGTACAAGATCGCGGACCTGCTCCCGCGCGACCGCGCGGAGCTTCGCTCCGTGTACGCACAGGAGCGGTACGCGCTCGACGGCGACGAGCTCGACGAGATACTGAACGTCGTCGCGAAGTACGCCTGA
- a CDS encoding mechanosensitive ion channel family protein, producing MTQSTPTPSPTPSPTPVGGTATPAVPGGDATAAALTDLVTWIQSLVATTGAQILVTALAALVLAALVVGVRRAGPLLKDRLDDRDLLVESAQAVVVTSSIAAFGLFVIVVWRGVSLVGTALPEEIFTGRNVARAVLTFGILAGATLLTRLTKRTIRKVGRQRSALSDHQSEIAHHVVQVTVYAIALMVVFAVWGVNPGSLLVGAGFAGIVLGLAARQTLGAVLAGFVVLFSRPFELGDWVVIGDQEGVVTDITIVNTQIRTFDDEYVMIPNDLVTDTDVVNRSRRGRLRLNLDVGVDYAADVDEAIEIAEEAMTDIDLVLSAPDPHVVLTGFDDDAVGLRLRFYIDNPSARKMWKARTRVTLAVKRAFDESGIEIPFPQRELSARPGTDGLRVAAGDEPIDPDGEAGGEAGGDSDTATDDGGTDGSDDA from the coding sequence GTGACGCAGTCGACTCCCACCCCCTCGCCCACGCCCTCGCCTACGCCGGTCGGTGGAACCGCCACGCCGGCCGTTCCCGGCGGCGACGCGACCGCCGCGGCGCTGACCGACCTCGTCACGTGGATCCAGTCGCTCGTCGCGACCACCGGCGCGCAGATCCTCGTCACCGCCCTCGCGGCGCTGGTGTTGGCGGCGCTCGTCGTCGGCGTCCGTCGGGCCGGCCCGCTCCTCAAGGACCGCCTCGACGACCGCGACCTGCTCGTCGAATCGGCCCAGGCGGTCGTCGTCACGTCGTCCATCGCGGCGTTCGGCCTGTTCGTGATCGTCGTCTGGCGGGGCGTGTCGCTCGTCGGAACCGCGCTCCCCGAAGAGATATTCACGGGCCGCAACGTCGCGCGGGCGGTGCTGACGTTCGGTATTCTCGCGGGCGCGACGCTTCTCACCCGCCTCACGAAACGGACCATCAGGAAGGTCGGGCGGCAGCGCAGCGCGCTGTCGGATCACCAAAGCGAGATCGCCCACCACGTGGTCCAGGTGACCGTGTACGCGATCGCGCTGATGGTCGTGTTCGCCGTCTGGGGCGTCAACCCCGGAAGCCTCCTCGTCGGTGCCGGCTTCGCCGGCATCGTCCTCGGCCTCGCGGCCAGACAGACGCTCGGGGCCGTGCTCGCGGGCTTCGTCGTCCTGTTCTCGCGGCCGTTCGAGCTGGGCGACTGGGTCGTCATCGGCGACCAGGAGGGCGTCGTCACCGACATCACGATCGTCAACACCCAGATCCGAACCTTCGACGACGAGTACGTGATGATCCCCAACGATCTCGTCACCGACACCGACGTCGTGAACCGCTCGCGCAGGGGACGACTCCGGCTCAATCTCGACGTCGGGGTCGACTACGCGGCCGACGTGGACGAGGCGATCGAGATCGCCGAGGAAGCGATGACGGACATCGATCTCGTGCTGTCGGCTCCGGACCCACACGTCGTACTCACCGGCTTCGACGACGACGCCGTCGGTCTGCGACTGCGCTTCTACATCGACAACCCAAGCGCCAGGAAGATGTGGAAGGCGCGCACCCGGGTCACCCTCGCGGTCAAGCGCGCGTTCGACGAGTCGGGCATCGAGATCCCGTTCCCCCAGCGCGAACTGTCTGCGCGTCCCGGGACGGACGGACTCCGGGTCGCCGCCGGCGACGAACCGATCGACCCCGACGGCGAGGCCGGGGGCGAGGCCGGAGGCGACTCCGACACCGCGACCGACGACGGCGGTACCGACGGGTCGGACGATGCCTGA